ATCTGCGTCCTATTTTTTTGATATAATTTTTGATAAATTTCTTCAGCAATTTCAAAGCCCCTGTATTGTTTTGCAATTTCAACAATTTTATTTCTTAAAGTTTGTCTGTCATTATTTTTTATTAAACTGTCAATTTCCCTAATAGATTCAATATATTTGTCATAAGTAAAATCTTTAATTATTGAGCCGATTTTGTACTTTTCTATAATTTCCGAATCATCGGAAATATTTTGAGTAATAACAATAGGTAATCCCATTGCCCAGTATTCCCCGTCTTTAATTGATGTACAAAAACGTTTTGTTGGAACCGGTTTTACCGGATTCAGTGCAAAATCTGCCAAGCCAAGATATTTATGTATTTCTTTATGGTTAATAAATTCAGAGAAAATAATTTCAGGATTTAGTTCTGATGCAGAAATATATTTTTCGATTTTTTCTTTGCTGGCATCGGTAAGTAAAAGTACACGAAATTTTTCTTTCCAGAAATCGGAGCATGCTTTAAAAAAATCAAAAATTTCCTTTTCTAGATAAATACCTCCTATTTTTCCTGCATAAACACAAACTATTTTGTTTTCAAAACCTAATTTTTTAAGCAGCATTTCTTCTTTTGCAAACTGCAATGAAAACTGACTAAAATCGGTGCATGCAGGTTTTACATAATAATTTTTAAACTCAGTTTTATATTTTATTTTAGCCCAGTTTTCAAATCCTTTTGTTGCAGCAACAACTGCTTTTGCTCTGCGGCTTTGAAGTTTTTCGAAAAAAAACAAAATTTTAAAAGCAATACTATTTCTTTTCCAGTCGCCGTTTTCCACCATTGCTTCTGCATGGGGTTCATAACTGTCAATAATAAGCTGACGTCCGGTTAATACCGACAAAATATATCCGATAGCTCCTGCCGGTGTGCACCAACAATGAATGTATTTTATTTTTTTTGAGAATATTATTATCAGCAAACGAAGCAAATAAAATTTCCATTTAATGATTGCTTTTAAACCAAATTTTGAATAATAAAAAGGCAAAAGATAAATGTTTTCTTTTTGTAGGAGAACTGCTTCTTTTGTCAATTCTTCTTTTGAAAGTTTTAAATTTGGTTTTTCAAGCGTCTGCAAATAAATTTTACTGCCTGAAGGCAAATATTTATTAATAATTTTCAGATACGGCAGCGTATATGTTTGTATCAACGGCTCTTTGTAGCTCCAGTATGTTAAAACAAGAATGTTCATAAAAACAAATATCTGAGAAATACTTTAATTGCACTAATTGGTTTAAATAATTTGAGATATGATAAAAACATAATTTTTATTATTTTATATTTTACAAGAAATTTTATTTTTTTACCGATATCATTACGTTTTTTTATTTCTTTATAAAATATGCTGTAACCATCTTCAAAAGCTTTGATAGATGAAGTTGTTTGTTCATGTCCTCTGCGATAAAATAAAACGGGTTCGTCAATTATTGCAAGCAATCCTTTTTTTGAATAATTAACTGAAAAAAGTAAATCTTCAAAAACAGGCATGCCTTCTTTGAATTTGTATTTTATATTTTTATCTCTTCTTCTGAGCCACGAACTTGAAGTGTGAGCTTTAGGACTGAGTGTGATAAGTTTTAAGAAAGGATTTCCCTGAATTTCAGTTTTATTAACTGAAATTGGGTTTTTTAAAAATTTATCCATTAAAATTACCGTACCTCCAACGAAATAAATTTCAGGATTGAGATTTAAAATATCCACTCTTGGTTTTATTGAATCGGGCGGAAGTTTATCATCGGCATCAAGGAAAATAAAATAATCTCCCTGCATCGCATCAAGTGCTATATTCCGGGCAATGCTGACCCCAAGATTTTTTTGCTGTTTAAAATATATTATTCGCTTATCGCTGAATGACTTTATTACTTTCTCAGTATTATCAGTGCTTCCGCTATTTACAATTAACAATTCAAAGTTCTGATAGGTTTGTTCTAAAACCGACTGAATTGCTTCTGCAATATAATCAGCTTCATTGTGGGCAGGCATTATAATTGAAACAAGTTTTTCTTCCAAGGTTTGTTTCGGTTTTTTTTCAAAGATATGAGAAAAAAATGAAATTGTTAAATTGTTATACGTGAACTATAAGCAATATATGTAAAAATAAAAACAACAATTCTACAATTTAACAATTTAGCCATTTATAATATAAATTTTACAAAATAACCTTTTAACTTTGCAATCTTATATAAATGAGTTATGCAGTTTGATACCCTACATTGCTATAAACCCGTAGATTCTTTAATAAGTTCGGATTATAATTTTCCTGAAGAAAAACCTTATTATTACTTGCCTAAGAAAAACATAGTAGGAATAAAAAAACAATTAGTATATAAAGAATCTATTTTCAAAAATCATTTGTTAAAGACACAATCTATTGATGCAACATACTTTGACCAAAAACAGGATTGGATTACCTGTGTTTTAATTTTGATATTACTTTTATTTTCTTATGTAAAAGCCGCAACAAACAAGAGAATTAAAATAATTGGACTTTGTCTTGTTTCATTAAGATATATTTCGCAGCTCAATCGTGAAGGAAGCATTTTTTCGCAAAGAGGTGCCGTAGAACTTTTCCTGATTTTTATTACCACTTCGGCTCTGTTTGTTTATCAGATTGCAATATTTTACAAACTCAATCTGGTATCTGAAAACGGATTCATAGCTTACATCGTTTTATGCGCCGGAATATTTTTTCTTTATTCAATAAAAGCAATATTATTGAGAATTATCGGAGCAATATTCAGATTAAAAAAGGAATTTTCGGAATACATATTAAATGTTTTTGTATTTAACGAAGCTGTAGGCATTGCACTTATACCAATAGTTTTGGGAGTTTCATTCCTGAACTTCGGAAAAGCTGTATTATTGAATATAGGCATCTGCATATTTTTTGCATCATACATATACAGGATTTTTAGAGGAATTGAAATTGGCGGAGCTAATTTAAAATTTTCTAAATTTTATTTATTTTTATATCTTTGTGCCCTTGAAGTTTTACCTGTGATAATTTTAATAAAAATATTTACTGAATATTTCCGGTAAAAAAAGTTTAAAATCAAATTTTATTACTAAAGAATTTTAAAACTTTTTAAATGAAAGAAATTAAAAGCATGTTGGTTTCCCAGCCAAAACCGGAGAATGAAAATTCACCTTATTTGGAGCTTGCAAAAAAATTCAAAATAAAAATTGAATTTCATAAATTTTTTAAAATTGAAGGCATTCCTGCGAGAGATTTCAGAAAAGAAAAGGTAAATATTCCGGATTATACAGCAGTTATATTTACAAGTAGAAATTCTGTTGACCATTTTTTCAGAATGTTAGCGGAATTGAGAATTACCGTTCCGGAAACTACAAAATACTTTTGCCTTTCGGAATCAACAGCGTATTATCTTCAAAAATATATTATATATCGTAAACGCAAAATATTTTTCGGAAAACAAAACTTTGCAGATTTAACCGATATAATAAAAAAGCACAGAACCGAGAAATTTCTGATACCTTGTTCGGATACACCCAGCCCCGAAATATCGGAATTCATGCAGGAAAACAAAATTAATTTTACAAAAGCAACTTTTTATAAAACAACTGCCGATGATTTGGTACCTATTCTCGGACCAAAATTAAATTATGATATGCTTGTTTTTTTCAGTCCTATTGGCATAAAATCATTATTTAAAAACTATCCCGATTTTGTTCAAAAAGAAATAAAAATAGCAACTTTTGGCTCTACTACTTCAAAAGCAGCAAAAGAAGCAAAATTAAAAGTGGATGTATTTGCCCCAACTCCTCAAGCCCCTTCAATGACAATGGCTTTAGACCAGTTTCTGATGCAAGCTAATAAAAAAGCTTTTGAGTCGGTTCAGAAAAAAATTAAAGCAGTCAAAAAAACCGGGAAAAAATAAATATAAAAAAGTTGGCAGTGTTTTTTTATTGCTAAATTGTTAAATTAAAACTTTTTTATTTACCATACTATTTTTGTAATCTGTGAATCTGTTGCAAATTTTATTACCTGCAATATCCGTTATAAAACCTAAATTCACTTTTTTACTTACCTTTGTGTATCCTTAATTTCCTTTTATCATGCAAACATTTAAAAAAGATGAACGGCTTTGCAGCAGAAAAGTTATTTCGGAACTATTTGAAAAAGGAAATAGTTTTAATGTTTTTCCTATAAAAACAATTTGGTTGAAAACAAGTTTTGAATCCCCATATCCTGCCAAAATATTAATAGTTGTACCAAAAAAAAACATTAAAAAAGCAGTTGACAGAAATAAAATAAAACGTAGAATAAGGGAAATATATAGGAAAAATAAAGAATCATTATATGAATACCTTAAAAGAACTGAAAAACAATATGTATTTGCATTGATTTATCTCGATAAAAATATAATTTCGTTTAAAGAGTTGGAAGAAAAAATAATTTTAACTTTACAACGTTTAATAAATAAAACTT
The genomic region above belongs to Bacteroidales bacterium and contains:
- a CDS encoding glycosyltransferase codes for the protein MNILVLTYWSYKEPLIQTYTLPYLKIINKYLPSGSKIYLQTLEKPNLKLSKEELTKEAVLLQKENIYLLPFYYSKFGLKAIIKWKFYLLRLLIIIFSKKIKYIHCWCTPAGAIGYILSVLTGRQLIIDSYEPHAEAMVENGDWKRNSIAFKILFFFEKLQSRRAKAVVAATKGFENWAKIKYKTEFKNYYVKPACTDFSQFSLQFAKEEMLLKKLGFENKIVCVYAGKIGGIYLEKEIFDFFKACSDFWKEKFRVLLLTDASKEKIEKYISASELNPEIIFSEFINHKEIHKYLGLADFALNPVKPVPTKRFCTSIKDGEYWAMGLPIVITQNISDDSEIIEKYKIGSIIKDFTYDKYIESIREIDSLIKNNDRQTLRNKIVEIAKQYRGFEIAEEIYQKLYQKNRTQINAEKL
- a CDS encoding glycosyltransferase family 2 protein, with the protein product MEEKLVSIIMPAHNEADYIAEAIQSVLEQTYQNFELLIVNSGSTDNTEKVIKSFSDKRIIYFKQQKNLGVSIARNIALDAMQGDYFIFLDADDKLPPDSIKPRVDILNLNPEIYFVGGTVILMDKFLKNPISVNKTEIQGNPFLKLITLSPKAHTSSSWLRRRDKNIKYKFKEGMPVFEDLLFSVNYSKKGLLAIIDEPVLFYRRGHEQTTSSIKAFEDGYSIFYKEIKKRNDIGKKIKFLVKYKIIKIMFLSYLKLFKPISAIKVFLRYLFL
- a CDS encoding DUF4271 domain-containing protein, with product MQFDTLHCYKPVDSLISSDYNFPEEKPYYYLPKKNIVGIKKQLVYKESIFKNHLLKTQSIDATYFDQKQDWITCVLILILLLFSYVKAATNKRIKIIGLCLVSLRYISQLNREGSIFSQRGAVELFLIFITTSALFVYQIAIFYKLNLVSENGFIAYIVLCAGIFFLYSIKAILLRIIGAIFRLKKEFSEYILNVFVFNEAVGIALIPIVLGVSFLNFGKAVLLNIGICIFFASYIYRIFRGIEIGGANLKFSKFYLFLYLCALEVLPVIILIKIFTEYFR
- a CDS encoding uroporphyrinogen-III synthase; translated protein: MKEIKSMLVSQPKPENENSPYLELAKKFKIKIEFHKFFKIEGIPARDFRKEKVNIPDYTAVIFTSRNSVDHFFRMLAELRITVPETTKYFCLSESTAYYLQKYIIYRKRKIFFGKQNFADLTDIIKKHRTEKFLIPCSDTPSPEISEFMQENKINFTKATFYKTTADDLVPILGPKLNYDMLVFFSPIGIKSLFKNYPDFVQKEIKIATFGSTTSKAAKEAKLKVDVFAPTPQAPSMTMALDQFLMQANKKAFESVQKKIKAVKKTGKK
- the rnpA gene encoding ribonuclease P protein component, giving the protein MQTFKKDERLCSRKVISELFEKGNSFNVFPIKTIWLKTSFESPYPAKILIVVPKKNIKKAVDRNKIKRRIREIYRKNKESLYEYLKRTEKQYVFALIYLDKNIISFKELEEKIILTLQRLINKT